The Belonocnema kinseyi isolate 2016_QV_RU_SX_M_011 chromosome 10, B_treatae_v1, whole genome shotgun sequence genome has a window encoding:
- the LOC117182369 gene encoding U6 snRNA-associated Sm-like protein LSm4 gives MLPLSLLRTAQNHPMLVELKNGETYNGHLVSCDNWMNINLREVICTSRDGDKFWRMPECYIRGSTIKYLRIPDEVIDMVKEDVQMKNRGRGDMKGGRGGPNQRRGPRGTFGGRGRPPPLGRGIAPGGGGGGNKPNKSK, from the exons ATG ttgcCGCTCTCGCTTTTGAGAACGGCCCAAAATCATCCAATG CTTGTGGAGTTAAAAAATGGCGAAACTTATAACGGACACTTGGTTAGCTGTGACAACTGGATGAATATCAATCTTAGAGAAGTTATTTGCACATCCAGG GATGGAGACAAATTTTGGAGAATGCCTGAATGTTACATTCGAGGTAGTACAATCAAATATCTCCGAATCCCTGATGAAGTCATTGATATGGTTAAAGAAGACGTTCAAATGAAGAACAGAGGACGTGGAGACATGAAAGGAGGACGAGGTGGTCCAAATCAAAGACGAGGTCCTCGAG GTACCTTTGGAGGACGAGGTAGACCACCACCCCTCGGTCGAGGAATTGCTCCAGGAGGAGGAGGTGGAGGAAACAAGCCAAATAAATCCAAGTGA